The following proteins are co-located in the Mus pahari chromosome 14, PAHARI_EIJ_v1.1, whole genome shotgun sequence genome:
- the Krt9 gene encoding keratin, type I cytoskeletal 9 has translation MSCRQISSSFWSSSSSCGGGGGGRGGSGGSMRSSFSRSSRAGGGGGRFSSSSGFGGGGFSACGSGGGGSFGSSYGGGYGGGFNTGSYSGMFGGGSGGGFGGGSGGGFGGGSGGGFGGGSGGGEGSILNTNEKIVMQNLNSRLASYMDKVLELEEDNTALEKQIQEWYSKKGPKIFQKDNTHYYETIEDLKDRIVDLTVRNNKTLVDIDNTRMTMDDFRVKLEMEQSLRQGVEGDINGLQKVLDGLTMEKSDLEIQLDSLEDERDALKKNHKEEMSQLTGQNDGDVNVEINVAPSTDLTQVLNDMREEYEQLISKNRQDIEQHYESKMTQIEQQVTNSGQEMESSMKQVSQLQHTIQELNVELQTQLTTKSALEKALEDTKNRYCGQLQQIQQQISEVEAQLAEIREETECQSQEYSILLSIKTRLEKEIETYRKLLEGGQQDFESSGAGQIGFGSGKGRRRGSGGSYGGGSGGSYGGGSGGSYGGGSGGSYGGGSGGSYGGGSGGSHGGKSGGSHGGGRRGSHGGGSGGSYGGESGGSHGGKSGGSYGGGSSSGGGSGGSYGGGSGGSHGGKSGGSHGGGSGGSYGGGSGSGGGSGGSHGGKSGGSYGGGSSSGGGSGGSYGGGNRRPSQSQSSKSADCDEDSQEHKTRY, from the exons ATGAGTTGCAGACAGATCTCCTCATCTttctggagcagcagcagcagctgtggaggaggaggaggaggcagagggggcaGCGGAGGCAGCATGCGGTCTTCTTTCAGTCGCTCCTCCAGGGCTGGTGGAGGAGGAGGCCGCTTTAGCTCTTCCAGTGGCTTTGGTGGGGGTGGCTTTTCGGCTTGTGGCAGTGGAGGTGGTGGCAGTTTTGGCTCTAGCTATGGTGGAGGATATGGAGGGGGTTTTAATACAGGGAGTTACAGCGGTATGTTTGGTGGAGGTTCTGGAGGTGGCTTTGGTGGAGGTTCTGGAGGTGGCTTTGGTGGTGGCTCTGGAGGTGGCTTTGGTGGTGGCTCTGGAG GTGGTGAAGGAAGTATTCTGAACACCAATGAGAAAATCGTCATGCAGAACCTCAATTCCCGTCTGGCCTCTTACATGGATAAAGTGCTAGAACTGGAGGAGGACAACACTGCCCTGGAGAAGCAGATCCAGGAATGGTATTCAAAGAAGGGGCCTAAAATCTTCCAGAAGGACAACACTCATTACTATGAAACCATCGAGGACCTGAAGGACAGA ATCGTGGATCTCACAGTGAGGAACAACAAAACTCTCGTGGACATCGACAATACTCGCATGACTATGGATGACTTCAGAGTTAA GCTTGAGATGGAGCAGAGCCTGCGTCAAGGGGTGGAAGGTGATATTAATGGCCTGCAGAAGGTGTTGGATGGTCTGACTATGGAGAAATCTGATCTGGAGATACAGCTTGATAGTTTGGAGGACGAGAGGGATGCCCTTAAGAAGAACCACAAGGAG GAGATGAGCCAGCTGACGGGCCAGAATGATGGAGATGTTAATGTGGAGATAAATGTTGCTCCTAGCACAGATCTCACCCAGGTCCTCAATGACATGCGTGAGGAATACGAACAGCTCATTTCTAAGAACCGCCAGGACATTGAACAACACTATGAGTCCAAG ATGACCCAGATTGAGCAGCAAGTGACAAATAGTGGCCAAGAGATGGAGAGCAGCATGAAGCAAGTGTCCCAGCTCCAGCACACTATCCAGGAACTGAATGTCGAGCTGCAGACTCAGCTTACCACG AAATCAGCCCTGGAGAAGGCTCTGGAAGACACAAAGAACCGCTACTGTGGCCAGCTGCAGCAGATCCAGCAACAGATCAGTGAGGTGGAGGCCCAGCTTGCTGAGATCCGGGAAGAAACTGAGTGTCAGAGCCAGGAATACAGCATTCTGCTCAGCATCAAGACACggctggagaaagaaattgagacTTACCGGAAGCTCCTTGAAGGCGGCCAGCAAGACTT TGAATCTTCTGGAGCTGGACAAATTGGCTTTGGAAGTGGCAAAGGAAGACGAAGAGGAAGTGGTGGCAGCTatggaggaggaagtggtggCAGTTatggaggaggaagtggtggCAGCtatggaggaggaagtgggggcagctatggaggaggaagtggagggagctatggaggaggaagtgggggcaGCCATGGTGGAAAAAGTGGAGGAAgccatggaggaggaagaaggggcagccatggaggaggaagtgggggcagctatggaggagaaagtgggggcaGCCATGGAGGAAAAAGCGGAGGTAGTtatggaggaggaagcagctctgggggaggaagtggaggcagCTATGGAGGAGGAAGCGGGGGCAGCCATGGTGGAAAAAGTGGGGGTAGCcatggaggaggaagtgggggcaGCTATGGTGGAGGAAGTGGttctggaggaggaagtgggggcaGCCATGGTGGAAAAAGTGGAGGTAGCTATGGAGGAGGAAGCAGTTCTGggggaggaagtggaggcagCTATGGAGGAGGAAATAGGAGGCCATCTCAGTCCCAGTCCTCCAAATCCGCCGACTGCGATGAGGATTCACAAG AGCACAAGACGCGATATTAG